AAGGAGATTTCCGTAGTTGAAAAGAGTTCTCCTGTGTCTGGGGTTAAGGGACAGAGCTTTTCTGTACTCAACTTCGGCTTCCGAAGAACGTCCAAGGAAAGAGAGTAAGACACCGAAATTGTGGTGGAGGCTCGGGTCTTCAGGGTCAAGCTTCATTGCAAGCCTGTACTCTTTTTCCGCATCCCTGAGTCTTCCAAGCTCAAAAAGCATGTTTGCATACCCACCTCTGGCAGGAACATAGTCCGGGTTACCAGAAAGAGCTCTTAAATAACGTTCTTCCGCTTCCCGGAAAAATCCATACTCGGTCAGAAGGTAAGCGTACCCTGCATTTGCTTTTACATTTTCGGGTGAGGTTTCAAGTACAGTTTTATACTCACTTTCTGCTTCCTCAATCCTTCCAAGCTCTAAAAGAAGTTCAGCATAAGCACATCTTACATCTTCGTTTTCAGGGTTTTCTTTCAGGATTTCCGTGTAACTTGCCTCGGCTTCAGGGGAAAAGCCAAGTACGTGTGCTGCTGTACCCAGTGCATAGAAAGACTCTTCACGGAGCTTTCCGGAAGCCTGCATTAAACAGACCTTTGCAAAAACATATTCTTCCATATGCATTTTTTGCTTTCTGCATGCACTGGACAGCTCAAGCAGGAGTTCTGGGGGAAAAGACTTTTCTTTTGAATTTTCCAGGGCAAAATCGGCTGCGCAGGCGAGATTGTTCTGGTCAGATCCAATTATTCCTATTACATCGTACACAAAGTCGTCTATAGAGTCAAAGTCCATACTTCCGGCACCTCAGAAGG
The genomic region above belongs to Methanosarcina horonobensis HB-1 = JCM 15518 and contains:
- a CDS encoding tetratricopeptide repeat protein translates to MDFDSIDDFVYDVIGIIGSDQNNLACAADFALENSKEKSFPPELLLELSSACRKQKMHMEEYVFAKVCLMQASGKLREESFYALGTAAHVLGFSPEAEASYTEILKENPENEDVRCAYAELLLELGRIEEAESEYKTVLETSPENVKANAGYAYLLTEYGFFREAEERYLRALSGNPDYVPARGGYANMLFELGRLRDAEKEYRLAMKLDPEDPSLHHNFGVLLSFLGRSSEAEVEYRKALSLNPRHRRTLFNYGNLLAREGRVSEAEEQYMEALALDQNDAKIHSNYANLLARFGRRYEAEMEYKKALSLDPESAEGHYSYGNLLSEMGRLSEAEKEYKKALALNPYYPPLHYSYGLLMRKMRRFDEAKIQYMKAMQLDPDIGSKMTETWIILD